A genomic window from Arvicola amphibius chromosome 5, mArvAmp1.2, whole genome shotgun sequence includes:
- the Tbc1d20 gene encoding TBC1 domain family member 20 isoform X1 has product MAHRPSQGDGSAGRWKRGAGKADFNAKRKKKVAEIHQALNSDPIDVAALRRMAISEGGLLTDEIRCQVWPKLLNVNTNEPPPVSRKDLRQLSKDYQQVLLDVRRSLRRFPPGMPDEQREGLQEELIDIILLILDRNPQLHYYQGYHDIVVTFLLVVGEKLATSLVEKLSTHHLRDFMDPTMDNTKHILNYLMPIIDQVNPQLHDFMQSAEVGTIFALSWLITWFGHVLSDFRHVVRLYDFFLACHPLMPIYFAAVIVLYREQEVLDCDCDMASVHHLLSQIPQDLPYETLISRAGDLFVQFPPSELAREAAAQQEAERTAASTFKDFELASAQQRPDMVLRQRFRGLLRPEARTKDVLTKPRTNRFVKLAVMGLTVALGAAALAVVKSALEWAPKFQLQLFP; this is encoded by the exons ACTTTAatgccaaaaggaaaaagaaggtggcGGAGATACACCAGGCCCTGAACAGTGATCCCATTGACGTGGCCGCCCTCCGACGAATGGCTATCAGCGAGGGAGGGCTCCTGACTGATGAGATCAGGTGCCAAGTGTGGCCCAAGCTCCTCAATGTTAACACCAATGAGCCACCACCTGTGTCAA GGAAGGATCTGCGACAATTGAGCAAGGATTACCAGCAAGTGCTGCTGGATGTCAGGCGGTCTCTTCGGCGCTTCCCTCCTG GCATGCCAGATGAGCAGAGAGAAGGGCTTCAGGAAGAACTAATTGACATCATCCTCCTCATCTTGGATCGCAACCCTCAGCTCCACTACTACCAGGGCTACCATGACATAGTGGTCACTTTCCTGCTGGTAGTGGGGGAGAAGCTGGCAACATCCCTGGTAGAAAAGTTGTCTACCCACCACCTCAG GGATTTCATGGATCCCACAATGGACAACACCAAGCACATCCTAAATTATCTGATGCCCATCATTGACCAAGTGAACCCACAACTCCATGACTTCATGCAGAG TGCTGAGGTGGGGACCATCTTTGCCCTCAGCTGGCTTATCACCTGGTTTGGGCACGTCCTGTCGGACTTCAGGCATGTTGTGCGGTTATACGACTTCTTCCTGGCCTGCCACCCGCTCATGCCCATTTACTTTGCAGCTGTG ATTGTGCTGTACCGGGAGCAGGAAGTCCTGGACTGTGACTGTGACATGGCCTCTGTCCACCACCTATTGTCCCAGATCCCTCAGGACCTGCCCTATGAGACTCTCATCAGCAGAGCCGGAGACCTCTTTGTTCAGTTTCCCCCTTCTGAACTTGCAAGGGAGGCAGCTGCACAGCAGGAGGCTGAGAG AACGGCAGCCTCTACTTTCAAAGACTTTGAGCTGGCATCGGCCCAGCAGaggccagacatggtgctgcGGCAGCGGTTTCGGGGACTTCTGCGGCCTGAGGCTCGAACAAAAGATGTCCTGACCAAACCAAGGACCAACCGCTTTGTGAAACTGGCAGTGATGGGGCTGACAGTGGCACTTGGAGCAGCGGCACTAGCAGTGGTGAAGAGTGCCCTGGAGTGGGCCCCTAAGTTCCAGCTGCAGCTGTTCCCCTAA
- the Tbc1d20 gene encoding TBC1 domain family member 20 isoform X2: MAHRPSQGDGSAGRWKRGADFNAKRKKKVAEIHQALNSDPIDVAALRRMAISEGGLLTDEIRCQVWPKLLNVNTNEPPPVSRKDLRQLSKDYQQVLLDVRRSLRRFPPGMPDEQREGLQEELIDIILLILDRNPQLHYYQGYHDIVVTFLLVVGEKLATSLVEKLSTHHLRDFMDPTMDNTKHILNYLMPIIDQVNPQLHDFMQSAEVGTIFALSWLITWFGHVLSDFRHVVRLYDFFLACHPLMPIYFAAVIVLYREQEVLDCDCDMASVHHLLSQIPQDLPYETLISRAGDLFVQFPPSELAREAAAQQEAERTAASTFKDFELASAQQRPDMVLRQRFRGLLRPEARTKDVLTKPRTNRFVKLAVMGLTVALGAAALAVVKSALEWAPKFQLQLFP, from the exons ACTTTAatgccaaaaggaaaaagaaggtggcGGAGATACACCAGGCCCTGAACAGTGATCCCATTGACGTGGCCGCCCTCCGACGAATGGCTATCAGCGAGGGAGGGCTCCTGACTGATGAGATCAGGTGCCAAGTGTGGCCCAAGCTCCTCAATGTTAACACCAATGAGCCACCACCTGTGTCAA GGAAGGATCTGCGACAATTGAGCAAGGATTACCAGCAAGTGCTGCTGGATGTCAGGCGGTCTCTTCGGCGCTTCCCTCCTG GCATGCCAGATGAGCAGAGAGAAGGGCTTCAGGAAGAACTAATTGACATCATCCTCCTCATCTTGGATCGCAACCCTCAGCTCCACTACTACCAGGGCTACCATGACATAGTGGTCACTTTCCTGCTGGTAGTGGGGGAGAAGCTGGCAACATCCCTGGTAGAAAAGTTGTCTACCCACCACCTCAG GGATTTCATGGATCCCACAATGGACAACACCAAGCACATCCTAAATTATCTGATGCCCATCATTGACCAAGTGAACCCACAACTCCATGACTTCATGCAGAG TGCTGAGGTGGGGACCATCTTTGCCCTCAGCTGGCTTATCACCTGGTTTGGGCACGTCCTGTCGGACTTCAGGCATGTTGTGCGGTTATACGACTTCTTCCTGGCCTGCCACCCGCTCATGCCCATTTACTTTGCAGCTGTG ATTGTGCTGTACCGGGAGCAGGAAGTCCTGGACTGTGACTGTGACATGGCCTCTGTCCACCACCTATTGTCCCAGATCCCTCAGGACCTGCCCTATGAGACTCTCATCAGCAGAGCCGGAGACCTCTTTGTTCAGTTTCCCCCTTCTGAACTTGCAAGGGAGGCAGCTGCACAGCAGGAGGCTGAGAG AACGGCAGCCTCTACTTTCAAAGACTTTGAGCTGGCATCGGCCCAGCAGaggccagacatggtgctgcGGCAGCGGTTTCGGGGACTTCTGCGGCCTGAGGCTCGAACAAAAGATGTCCTGACCAAACCAAGGACCAACCGCTTTGTGAAACTGGCAGTGATGGGGCTGACAGTGGCACTTGGAGCAGCGGCACTAGCAGTGGTGAAGAGTGCCCTGGAGTGGGCCCCTAAGTTCCAGCTGCAGCTGTTCCCCTAA
- the Tbc1d20 gene encoding TBC1 domain family member 20 isoform X3, with protein MAHRPSQGDGSAGRWKRGAGKADFNAKRKKKVAEIHQALNSDPIDVAALRRMAISEGGLLTDEIRCQVWPKLLNVNTNEPPPVSSMPDEQREGLQEELIDIILLILDRNPQLHYYQGYHDIVVTFLLVVGEKLATSLVEKLSTHHLRDFMDPTMDNTKHILNYLMPIIDQVNPQLHDFMQSAEVGTIFALSWLITWFGHVLSDFRHVVRLYDFFLACHPLMPIYFAAVIVLYREQEVLDCDCDMASVHHLLSQIPQDLPYETLISRAGDLFVQFPPSELAREAAAQQEAERTAASTFKDFELASAQQRPDMVLRQRFRGLLRPEARTKDVLTKPRTNRFVKLAVMGLTVALGAAALAVVKSALEWAPKFQLQLFP; from the exons ACTTTAatgccaaaaggaaaaagaaggtggcGGAGATACACCAGGCCCTGAACAGTGATCCCATTGACGTGGCCGCCCTCCGACGAATGGCTATCAGCGAGGGAGGGCTCCTGACTGATGAGATCAGGTGCCAAGTGTGGCCCAAGCTCCTCAATGTTAACACCAATGAGCCACCACCTGTGTCAA GCATGCCAGATGAGCAGAGAGAAGGGCTTCAGGAAGAACTAATTGACATCATCCTCCTCATCTTGGATCGCAACCCTCAGCTCCACTACTACCAGGGCTACCATGACATAGTGGTCACTTTCCTGCTGGTAGTGGGGGAGAAGCTGGCAACATCCCTGGTAGAAAAGTTGTCTACCCACCACCTCAG GGATTTCATGGATCCCACAATGGACAACACCAAGCACATCCTAAATTATCTGATGCCCATCATTGACCAAGTGAACCCACAACTCCATGACTTCATGCAGAG TGCTGAGGTGGGGACCATCTTTGCCCTCAGCTGGCTTATCACCTGGTTTGGGCACGTCCTGTCGGACTTCAGGCATGTTGTGCGGTTATACGACTTCTTCCTGGCCTGCCACCCGCTCATGCCCATTTACTTTGCAGCTGTG ATTGTGCTGTACCGGGAGCAGGAAGTCCTGGACTGTGACTGTGACATGGCCTCTGTCCACCACCTATTGTCCCAGATCCCTCAGGACCTGCCCTATGAGACTCTCATCAGCAGAGCCGGAGACCTCTTTGTTCAGTTTCCCCCTTCTGAACTTGCAAGGGAGGCAGCTGCACAGCAGGAGGCTGAGAG AACGGCAGCCTCTACTTTCAAAGACTTTGAGCTGGCATCGGCCCAGCAGaggccagacatggtgctgcGGCAGCGGTTTCGGGGACTTCTGCGGCCTGAGGCTCGAACAAAAGATGTCCTGACCAAACCAAGGACCAACCGCTTTGTGAAACTGGCAGTGATGGGGCTGACAGTGGCACTTGGAGCAGCGGCACTAGCAGTGGTGAAGAGTGCCCTGGAGTGGGCCCCTAAGTTCCAGCTGCAGCTGTTCCCCTAA